In Caretta caretta isolate rCarCar2 chromosome 20, rCarCar1.hap1, whole genome shotgun sequence, a single window of DNA contains:
- the LOC125628958 gene encoding syntaxin-binding protein 2-like, which produces MAGRGVRTASEHPARLAGVAKLQVQALINDFQGTPTFNYKAAHVFFINREYRGSGDPPAGSLDSSTLKPGGSPQACSTTAPAVPGLALSVGAGAVLGVLSPVPVTPTHCLCLAACPEPLFNELIIKAIKTLKEINMAFLPYESRVYSLDGPQTFHNWFSPYHFFEKNKQMEMLAEQIATLCETLEEYPAIRYRKDHEDNFHLAHAVLAKLKVFKEYEPSMGQGPDKAHSQLWIVDRSFDLVSPLLHELTYQAMAYDLLSIEKDTYKYETTGISDSREKEALLDEDDELWVQLRHMHIADVSKKVTELLRTFYESKRLTTDKGAPCAGSGWDLTTASLQTNIEDLSQILKKMPQYHKELNKYSTHLNLAEHCMRHFKGTVEKLCSVEQDLAMGTDVDGEKIKDPMKIIVPVLLDPSVQAYDKIRIILIYIFLKNVWTRRTSPS; this is translated from the exons ATGGCCGGTCGAGGAGTCCGAACAGCTTCCGAACACCCTGCCAGGCTAGCTGGCGTGGCGAAGCTGCAG GTGCAGGCTCTGATCAATGACTTCCAGGGCACCCCCACCTTCAACTACAAAGCAGCTCACGTCTTCTTCATCAACCGTGAGTATCGGGGGTCGGGGGATcccccagctgggagcctggacagCAGCACACTGAAGCCCGGGG GTTCCCCACAGGCGTGCAGCACTACTGCCCCTGCTGTGCCCGGTCTGGCCCTGTCCGTGGGGGCTGGCGCTGTGCTGGGGGTCCTGAGCCCTGTGCCTGTcactcccacccactgcctctgCCTTGCAGCCTGTCCTGAGCCTCTGTTCAACGAGCTGATCATCAAGGCCATCAAAACCCTCAAGGAGATCAACATGGCCTTCCTGCCCTACGAGAGCCGG GTGTACTCCCTGGACGGGCCACAGACCTTCCACAACTGGTTCAGCCCCTACCACTTCTTCGAAAAGAACAAGCAGATGGAGATGCTGGCAGAGCAGATTGCCACATTGTGTGAAACCCTGGAGGAGTATCCAGCTATCCGTTACAGGAA GGACCATGAAGATAACTTCCACTTGGCGCACGCTGTGCTGGCCAAACTCAAGGTGTTCAAGGAATACGAGCCCAGCATGGGACAG GGCCCTGACAAAGCCCATTCTCAGCTGTGGATCGTGGACCGGAGCTTCGACCTGGTGTCCCCGCTGCTGCACGAGCTCACCTACCAGGCCATGGCCTACGACCTGCTCAGCATCGAGAAAGACACCTACAA GTACGAGACGACGGGCATCAGCGACTCGCGGGAGAAAGAGGCGCTGCTGGACGAAGACGACGAACTCTGGGTGCAGCTACGCCACATGCACATCGCTGACGTCTCCAA gaaggtGACGGAGCTGCTGCGCACCTTCTATGAGAGCAAGAGGCTGACCACGGACAAG ggggctccgtgcgctgGGAGCGGCTGGGATCTCACCACCGCCTCCCTCCAGACCAACATCGAGGACCTGTCCCAGATCCTGAAGAAGATGCCCCAGTATCACAAAGAGCTGAACAAG TACTCCACGCACCTGAACCTGGCTGAGCACTGCATGCGGCACTTCAAAGGGACGGTGGAGAAGCTGTGCAGCGTGGAGCAG gaccTGGCCATGGGAACGGACGTGGACGGGGAGAAGATCAAGGACCCCATGAAGATCATCGTGCCCGTTCTGCTGGACCCCAGCGTGCAGGCCTACGACAAGATCCGCATCATCTTGATCTACATCTTCCTGAAGAATG TGTGGACAAGGAGAACCTCACCAAGCTGA
- the TRAPPC5 gene encoding trafficking protein particle complex subunit 5 codes for MDSRFTRGKSAILERSLTRPKTEVSLSAFSLLFSEIVQYCQNRVYSVSELQNKLSELGQQVGARILDVLVMREKNGKRETKVINILLFIKVTVWKALFGKEADKLEQANDDDKTYYIIEKEPLINTYISVPKENSTLNCASFTAGIVEAILTYSGFPAKVTAHWHKGTTLMIKFDESVIARDKALDGR; via the coding sequence ATGGATTCACGCTTCACTCGTGGGAAATCTGCCATCCTGGAGCGGTCTCTGACCCGGCCAAAGACAGAGGTCAGCCTGAGCGCGTTCTCTCTGCTCTTCTCCGAGATAGTCCAGTACTGTCAGAACCGGGTCTACTCCGTCTCTGAGCTCCAGAACAAGctctctgagctgggccagcaAGTGGGAGCTCGCATCCTGGATGTGCTGGTCATGCGGGAGAAAAACGGCAAGCGGGAGACCAAGGTCATCAACATTCTCCTCTTCATCAAGGTGACGGTGTGGAAGGCCTTGTTCGGGAAGGAGGCGGACAAGCTGGAGCAGGCCAACGACGATGACAAGACCTACTACATCATCGAGAAAGAGCCACTGATCAACACGTACATCTCGGTGCCCAAGGAGAACAGCACGCTCAACTGTGCCTCCTTCACAGCTGGCATCGTGGAAGCCATCCTCACCTACAGTGGCTTCCCCGCCAAGGTGACGGCCCACTGGCACAAGGGCACCACCCTCATGATCAAATTTGACGAGTCCGTCATCGCGCGAGACAAAGCCCTGGACGGCCGCTGA
- the LOC125628972 gene encoding uncharacterized protein LOC125628972 has product MTPLPIRAQHHHPIRPSVGQKRLSFTKSACFRNRGNMDSFTTPVRTSDFVLAPRAFNKPWRKRYISESSEEEAAIEGSPLAQPLMDTPEPETQPLVGPRDERDGLLLSTPLEEEGDRSSGKSLVDKMNAQLDDAFLGDPETLDSVAPSSEDEPDPPCFCSTPIQNVEEDSEDDGYEEFRRRLGMELTEPVPRRERKKVMRTIVCVAVYSVLNHCLREKLFEDCEGCVIDAPGQRHHDCVTWTSVDINCKLRGLCAELCLESLLNTVIAIGYAMQCLCLIQEHLAQGVTLINAVQFSGDPDHVLKKMTKPEDACLERYIDCLVRTKSYRTLLKKKSICKKSKRIKLENGEGPNMRYKTW; this is encoded by the exons ATgacccctctgccaatcagagcgcagcaccatcaccccataaggcCCAGCGTCGGGCAGAAGAGGCTGTCTTTTACCAAGAGCGCGTgttttagaaatcgtggaaacatggactccttcaccacccccgtgagaacttcggactttgttttagccccgagggccTTCAACAAAccgtggagaaagcgctacatcagcgAGAGTTCCGAGGAGGAGGCGGCGATTGAggggagccctttggcccagccattgatggatactCCGGAACCTGAAACCCAGCCGCTTGTGGGGCCCCGCGATGAGCGTGATGGCCTCTTGTTGTCCacccccctggaggaggaaggtgatCGCAGCTCGGGGAAGTCACTAGTGGACAAGATGAatgctcag ctcgatgATGCCTTTCTAGGGGACCCGGAGACTCTGGACAGCGTTGCACCTAGCAGCGAAGATGAACCGGAcccaccttgtttttgctcaacgccgatacaaaatgttgaagaggactccgaggatgacggctatgaggagtttaggagaaggcttggcatggaactgactgagccagtgccacgtcgtgagcgtaaaaaagtcatgcggactattgtaTGCGTTGCTGTTTATTCTGTTCTtaatcactgtcttagggaaaagctttttgaagattgtgagggctgtgtcatagatgcaCCAGGCCAGcggcaccatgactgtgtgacttggacttcagtggatataaactgcaagctccggggcctgtgtgctgagctgtgtttggaaagcttattaaacactgttattgccataggttatgctatgcaatgtctgtgcctaatccaagaacatttagcacaaggggtgaccttgataaatgctgtgcaattcagtggagaccctgaccatgttttaaagaaaatgaccaaaccggaagatgcctgcttagagCGTTATATTGACTGTCTGGTCcgcacaaaaagttacagaaccctgcttaagaaaaagtctatttgtaagaaatctaaaaggattaagttagaaaatggtgaggggcCAAACATGCGATATaaaacttggtag